A stretch of Suncus etruscus isolate mSunEtr1 chromosome 9, mSunEtr1.pri.cur, whole genome shotgun sequence DNA encodes these proteins:
- the BPIFB1 gene encoding BPI fold-containing family B member 1: MARPWILTLLSVLLAASLAGAHLSPPAAFSLSPEVIKERFTQELKDHNAVNILKQLPLLNAMQEEPAGGIPLIGSLVNSILKYIVWLKVTSASILQLQVLPSKSSQEFVVRVPLDMVAGFNTPLVKTIVEMHMESEVQATIGVETVKGQSRLVLRDCGSSQGSLRISLLKSFSFMVNTLGNKIIGLLVPALPKLVKSELCPVMKASFEDLRTDLLGLVKAPVSLGSEYLEFHLLSTAIEEKTIQLHLGAKLLDSQKKVTKWFNESMASLTMPMLNGAPFCFAVRQDVVNAVIAAMLPPEELMVLLDYVLPELSHKLKESIKVISEKAAEQMGATKIVKVLLQEPPTFFLEQGHAKVAQMVVLEVFATNEVRRPFFTLGIEANSDVQFYTEGDQLITNLAEISSDRIHLMNSGIGLFNPELLKPIITELLDAILLPNENGKLRTGIPLSLVKALGFKAASVALTKDSLIITPSSS, translated from the exons ATGGCCCGCCCGTGGATCCTCACTCTCCTCTCTGTGCTGCTGGCAGCCAGCTTGGCAGGAGCCCATCTCAGCCCTCCTGCAGCCTTCAGCCTCAGCCCGGAAGTCATTAAAGAAA GGTTCACACAGGAACTGAAGGACCATAATGCTGTCAACATCCTCAAACAGCTACCCTTGCTCAATGCCATGCAGGAAGAGCCAGCCGGGGGCATCCCCTTAATAGGCAGCTTGGTGAACTCCATCCTCAAGTACATTGTCTG GCTAAAAGTGACCTCGGCCAGCATCCTCCAGCTGCAGGTGCTGCCCTCCAAGAGCAGCCAGGAGTTCGTGGTCAGGGTCCCCCTGGACATGGTGGCTGGATTTAACAC GCCACTGGTCAAGACCATCGTGGAGATGCACATGGAGTCTGAGGTTCAAGCCACCATCGGAGTGGAGACAGTCAAGGGCCAAAGCCGCCTGGTTCTGAGGGATTGTGGCAGCAGTCAAGGAAGCCTGCGCATCAGCCTGCTGAAGAG CTTCTCCTTCATGGTTAACACCTTAGGCAACAAGATCATAGGTCTCTTGGTGCCAGCCCTGCCCAAGCTGGTGAAGAGTGAG CTCTGTCCTGTGATGAAGGCATCCTTTGAAGATCTGCGTACCGATCTCTTGGGTCTGGTTAAGG CACCTGTATCCCTTGGCTCTGAGTACCTGGAGTTCCACCTTCTGTCCACTGCCATTGAGGAGAAAACCATCCAGCTACACCTAGGG GCCAAGCTGTTGGACTCACAGAAGAAGGTGACCAAGTGGTTCAATGAGTCCATGGCCTCTCTGACAATGCCCATGCTGAATGGCGCCCCCTTCTGCTTCGCTGTGAGGCAGGACGTGGTGAATGCTGTCATAGCCGCCATGCTTCCCCCTGAGGAGCTCATGGTCCTGCTGGACTATGTG CTGCCTGAGCTGTCCCACAAGCTGAAGGAAAGCATCAAGGTGATCAGTGAAAAG GCTGCAGAACAAATGGGGGCCACGAAAATTGTGAAAGTCCTACTGCAGGAACCCCCAACGTTCTTCCTGGAGCAGGGTCATGCCAAGGTGGCCCAAATGGTCGTCTTGGAAGTGTTTGCCACCAATGAAGTCCGCCGTCCGTTCTTCACCCTGGGCATT GAAGCCAACTCTGATGTACAGTTTTATACTGAAGGTGACCAGCTTATAACCAACCTCGCTGAAATCAG CTCTGATCGGATTCACCTGATGAACTCAGGGATTGGCCTATTCAAT CCTGAACTACTGAAACCCATCATCACTGAACTCCTGGATGCCATCCTGCTGCCAAATGAGAACG GCAAATTAAGAACTGGAATCCCACTGTCATTGGTGAAAGCCTTAGGATTTAAAGCAGCTTCCGTAGCTCTGACCAAG GATTCCCTCATCATCACACCCTCCTCCTCATGA